In the genome of Rhizobium binae, the window TTGCGGCCGGCCTCCTCTATCCGGTCAACGGCACCCTGCTTTCGCCGGTCTTTGCCGCCGGCGCGATGGCAATGTCGAGCGTGTTCGTCCTCTGCAACGCCCTTCGCCTTCGCCGTATCCAACCTTGAAGAATGCAGAGCGTGGCCATCGGCTGCGCGCCACACGTCGACAGGAGCACAGAATGAACATTGGAGAGGCCGCAAAGGCGAGCGGAGTTTCCGCCAAAATGATCCGGTATTATGAGCAGATCGGACTGATCACGCCCGCGCACAGGACACAGTCCAGCTACCGGACCTACACTGACAACGACGTCCACACGCTCCGTTTCGTCCGCGGAGCACGCGACCTTGGCTTCTCGGTCGAGCAGATGAGGACGCTGCTGGCGCTTTGGCGCGACCGGACGCGGGCCAGCGCCGACGTGAAGGCGATCGCGCTGGAACACGTTGCCGAGTTGGAACGGAAGGCGGCGGCGATCATTGCGATGACCAAAACGCTCAAACACCTCGCCAGCCACTGCCACGGCGACGACCGGCCCGATTGTCCGATCATCGACGAGATTGCCAACTCGGGCGCAGGGAGCGACCTGCCTTCCATCGATACGAGATTCGGCGTCAACGGGTTAAGGGCCGAGTAGCGAAACGCAATCGGCGCCCTCACCGGTGGATCCTGAACGCCGCGTGGCACGTCGTGCAGGTCTGCAGCATCAGGTGGAAGACGTGCTCTGCGGGGATGGAGGAAAGTTCCGCCTCGCTCCGGACGTGAATCCCAAGCGGACCTCCGCCCATCGGTTCGCCGGGTTTCATCCGCATGCGCTCGGTCATCGGTCCTGGGTTGGCTTCACCCGCTGCGTCGAGCGCCAGTGCGTAGTTCCGCAGGTCATCGGCGAGACGGTCGAAGCGGTTGCGCTCCTGGACGATGTCCGGTTTCGCCTTCGACCTCGGATCGCCCATACCGTCGGCGAAGTGGCCGGCCAATACCGAGCCGGATCGGTCCACGATGACGTCGGCCGCCCGCCTGAACTCCGTCGATGAATAGGACTCGGGAGCCCGGAACATATCTGAGATGGTCTTTGCTGCGTCGGACATCGCCTTCATGTCGGCCTGCCGGAGCGCGACGACATCGTCTTCCGCAGGCGCCGACGGGGCGATTACGGAGCTGATAGCAATGAGGCCGAGGACGAGAGCCGTTCTTGAAGTGGTCAAAGGAACCTCGCGCAGGTGATGGGCAGTCGATCGTGGTGACCGGATCCGGAGATGCCGGAAGACATCGCCGAATCCTAATCGATGATCCATCGTATTGCCGCGAAGTTGAGCGAAAAGAGGGCGCACCGCGCCCTCTTCCAGTCACGCCGCCATCTTCTGGCAGCTATCGGCGCAACGCCGGCAGGCGTCGACGCAGCTCCGCATGTCGCCGATCCGCTCGCAGTCGTCGGCGCACTGGGCGCAGATCTCGGCGCATTCCCGGCAGACATGCTTGTGGTGGTCCGAGCCGATCAGCATGAAATGCGCAGAGGT includes:
- a CDS encoding cytochrome c, whose protein sequence is MTTSRTALVLGLIAISSVIAPSAPAEDDVVALRQADMKAMSDAAKTISDMFRAPESYSSTEFRRAADVIVDRSGSVLAGHFADGMGDPRSKAKPDIVQERNRFDRLADDLRNYALALDAAGEANPGPMTERMRMKPGEPMGGGPLGIHVRSEAELSSIPAEHVFHLMLQTCTTCHAAFRIHR
- a CDS encoding four-helix bundle copper-binding protein, translated to MHRISTEMKACIDNCLACYSECLSMAMGHCLELGGEHTKPPHFKLMMACAEICRTSAHFMLIGSDHHKHVCRECAEICAQCADDCERIGDMRSCVDACRRCADSCQKMAA
- the cueR gene encoding Cu(I)-responsive transcriptional regulator encodes the protein MNIGEAAKASGVSAKMIRYYEQIGLITPAHRTQSSYRTYTDNDVHTLRFVRGARDLGFSVEQMRTLLALWRDRTRASADVKAIALEHVAELERKAAAIIAMTKTLKHLASHCHGDDRPDCPIIDEIANSGAGSDLPSIDTRFGVNGLRAE